A section of the Proteiniborus ethanoligenes genome encodes:
- a CDS encoding ABC transporter ATP-binding protein: MEKILEVKNLKKYFKTPKGMLHAVDGVDLWINRGQTLGIVGESGCGKSTMGRVVLKLLPATDGNILFEGKDIGEVKGQRLRELRKKMQIIFQDPFSSLNPRMSVSEIIGEPLIIHKAIKGRVELEKKVAELMGIVGLADRLINTYPHELDGGRRQRIGIARALALNPSFIVCDEPVSALDVSIQAQILNLMQDLQKELGLTYMFITHDLSVVKHISDDIGVMYVGKMVEKAPSKKLFQMPYHPYTKALLSAIPVPSLKHKRKVVLLKGEIASPISPKPGCRFAARCPYAGDKCHVEEPQLEQIAPEHLVACHYVRAINGI; encoded by the coding sequence ATGGAAAAGATTTTAGAAGTTAAAAACCTGAAGAAATATTTTAAAACTCCCAAGGGAATGCTTCACGCAGTAGATGGAGTAGACTTATGGATTAATAGGGGACAAACCTTAGGTATTGTTGGCGAGTCTGGTTGTGGAAAATCAACTATGGGAAGAGTTGTTTTAAAGCTTTTACCTGCAACAGATGGAAACATTTTATTTGAAGGAAAAGATATAGGCGAAGTTAAAGGACAGAGACTAAGAGAGTTAAGAAAAAAAATGCAGATTATATTCCAGGACCCTTTTTCATCTCTAAATCCTAGAATGAGTGTAAGTGAAATAATTGGTGAACCACTTATCATTCATAAGGCGATAAAAGGTAGAGTAGAACTAGAAAAGAAAGTTGCTGAGCTAATGGGAATAGTAGGTTTAGCAGATAGACTAATAAACACCTATCCACATGAGCTAGATGGAGGAAGAAGGCAAAGAATTGGGATAGCTAGAGCACTAGCTCTTAATCCTAGCTTTATAGTATGTGATGAACCTGTATCTGCTTTAGATGTATCCATACAAGCACAAATATTAAACTTGATGCAGGACCTACAAAAAGAATTAGGACTTACATATATGTTTATTACTCATGATTTATCTGTTGTAAAGCACATATCAGATGATATAGGGGTTATGTATGTAGGCAAAATGGTAGAAAAGGCACCATCAAAGAAGCTATTTCAAATGCCATACCATCCATATACAAAGGCATTATTATCTGCAATACCAGTGCCTAGCTTAAAGCATAAAAGAAAGGTTGTTTTGCTAAAGGGAGAGATAGCTTCTCCTATTAGCCCAAAACCAGGATGCAGATTTGCCGCAAGATGTCCTTACGCTGGGGATAAGTGTCATGTTGAAGAGCCTCAATTAGAGCAAATTGCACCTGAACATTTAGTTGCATGCCATTATGTTAGAGCCATAAATGGAATATAG
- a CDS encoding ABC transporter ATP-binding protein has protein sequence MELLNIKNLHIHYITEDGVVRAVNGIDITLNKGETLGLVGETGAGKTTTALGILRLVPNPPGKIIKGEIYFEDNDLLKLSEEEMRGIRGNKISMIFQDPMTSLNPVMTVGDQIAEVIEIHQNASYKEALEKANDMLELVGIPSQRAMDYPHQFSGGMKQRVIIAIALACNPQLLIADEPTTALDVTIQAQVLHMMQKLKKEFDTSMLLITHDLGVVAEVCDRVAIMYAGEIVETATIEQLFENPKHPYTVGLFGSIPNLDEDVERLTPIRGLMPDPTNLPTGCKFHPRCPNRRDECETIELNISEVEEGHMVRCILYEDVLEAKGDF, from the coding sequence ATGGAACTATTAAATATTAAAAACTTGCACATACATTATATTACTGAAGATGGAGTAGTTAGGGCAGTAAATGGTATAGACATTACCCTTAACAAGGGTGAAACCCTAGGCTTAGTCGGTGAAACAGGAGCAGGTAAAACCACTACTGCCTTAGGAATCTTGAGACTTGTTCCTAATCCACCTGGTAAGATAATTAAGGGTGAAATATATTTTGAAGATAATGACTTATTAAAGCTTTCAGAGGAAGAAATGAGAGGAATTAGAGGTAATAAAATTTCTATGATTTTTCAAGATCCTATGACTTCTCTGAATCCTGTAATGACAGTAGGTGATCAAATAGCAGAAGTTATAGAAATTCATCAAAATGCATCTTATAAGGAAGCGCTTGAAAAAGCTAATGATATGCTAGAATTAGTAGGTATACCTAGCCAAAGAGCTATGGACTATCCGCATCAATTTTCAGGGGGAATGAAGCAAAGAGTTATAATAGCCATAGCTTTAGCTTGTAATCCGCAGCTATTAATAGCAGATGAGCCTACAACGGCACTAGATGTTACTATACAAGCCCAAGTTCTTCATATGATGCAAAAATTAAAGAAAGAGTTTGACACATCTATGCTTCTTATTACTCATGATCTGGGGGTAGTGGCAGAGGTTTGTGATAGAGTAGCTATAATGTATGCAGGAGAAATCGTTGAAACTGCTACAATAGAACAGCTATTTGAAAATCCTAAGCATCCTTATACAGTAGGGCTTTTTGGCTCTATACCTAACCTAGACGAAGATGTTGAAAGATTAACACCTATAAGGGGCTTAATGCCAGACCCAACTAATTTGCCAACAGGCTGTAAATTCCATCCAAGATGTCCAAATAGAAGAGACGAATGTGAGACAATTGAGCTAAACATTTCAGAAGTTGAAGAAGGACATATGGTTAGATGCATTTTATATGAAGATGTATTAGAAGCAAAGGGGGATTTTTAA
- a CDS encoding ABC transporter permease, translated as MTMSNVALKDDSKTEQQTVENSRNKKRSQWREVWRRLKRNKMAMVGLTILIILILLAIFANVIADYDEVAIKQNTSIRLQGPSRNHLLGTDEYGRDMFARMIHGARVSLQVGIVAVSISILVGGIFGAIAGFYGGRLDNIIMRVMDIFLAIPSILLAIAIVSAMGSSLFNLMVAIGVSSVPSYARIVRASVLTIKDQEFVEAARAIGASDVRIILRHVIPNALAPVIVQGTLGVAGAILSTAGLSFIGLGIERPAPEWGSMLAGGRKYIRDAWHITTFPGLAIMITILALNLLGDGLRDALDPRLKQ; from the coding sequence ATGACAATGTCTAATGTTGCTTTAAAGGATGACTCTAAAACAGAACAACAAACAGTTGAAAATAGTAGAAACAAAAAAAGGAGCCAATGGAGAGAGGTATGGAGAAGATTAAAGAGAAATAAAATGGCTATGGTAGGCTTAACCATATTAATAATATTGATTCTATTAGCAATTTTTGCAAATGTAATTGCCGATTATGATGAGGTAGCAATAAAGCAGAATACATCCATAAGGCTTCAGGGACCAAGTAGAAATCATTTGCTAGGTACTGATGAATATGGTAGAGATATGTTTGCCAGAATGATACACGGGGCAAGGGTATCTTTGCAAGTAGGAATTGTAGCGGTAAGCATATCAATTTTAGTAGGTGGTATTTTCGGTGCCATTGCAGGATTTTATGGAGGAAGACTTGATAATATAATAATGAGAGTGATGGATATATTTTTAGCCATACCAAGTATACTACTGGCTATAGCAATAGTTTCAGCAATGGGCTCAAGCTTATTCAACCTCATGGTAGCTATAGGTGTTTCCTCTGTGCCATCCTATGCTAGAATAGTCAGAGCTTCTGTATTAACTATTAAAGACCAAGAATTTGTTGAAGCTGCAAGAGCTATAGGAGCAAGTGATGTTAGAATAATTTTACGTCATGTAATACCAAATGCGTTAGCGCCTGTAATTGTTCAAGGGACTCTTGGAGTTGCTGGTGCAATACTATCTACTGCTGGACTTAGCTTTATTGGTTTAGGTATTGAAAGACCTGCACCTGAATGGGGCTCTATGCTAGCTGGAGGTAGGAAATACATAAGAGATGCATGGCATATTACCACGTTTCCTGGGCTAGCTATCATGATAACTATTTTAGCATTAAATCTACTGGGTGATGGTCTTAGAGATGCGCTAGATCCAAGGCTTAAGCAGTAA
- the nikB gene encoding nickel ABC transporter permease: MAKYILRRILLLIPVILGVTFIVYSIMYFTPGDPAQIMLAENAPKEALEQLREDMGLNDPLIVQYFRYIKNALKGDFGRSYTTKREVFKEIFSRFPATLKLTIAGMILAILIGIPVGIISATKQYSLTDSVSMILALLGVSMPNFWQGLMLILIFSVGFGLLPSSGADSFKHLILPALTLGTSAAAIITRMTRSSMLEVIRQDYIRTARAKGVLEKKVINRHALKNALIPVVTIVGLQFGSLLGGAVLTETVFSWPGVGRFMVEAIRSKDTPTVLGSVIFISVTFSIVNLFVDILYAFIDPRIKSQYK, encoded by the coding sequence ATGGCTAAATATATTCTTAGAAGAATACTTCTTTTAATACCAGTAATTTTAGGAGTAACTTTTATAGTATATAGCATAATGTACTTTACTCCCGGAGATCCAGCCCAAATTATGCTGGCAGAAAATGCACCAAAAGAAGCTCTAGAACAGTTGAGAGAGGACATGGGGTTAAATGATCCTCTTATAGTTCAATACTTTAGATATATAAAGAATGCATTAAAAGGTGATTTTGGGAGGTCATACACAACTAAAAGGGAAGTTTTTAAAGAAATTTTTTCAAGATTTCCAGCCACATTAAAGCTTACAATTGCAGGAATGATATTGGCTATATTAATTGGTATACCTGTAGGTATAATTTCTGCTACAAAGCAATATTCACTTACGGATAGTGTCAGTATGATATTAGCTTTGTTAGGGGTATCCATGCCAAACTTTTGGCAAGGTCTAATGTTAATATTGATATTTTCAGTGGGTTTTGGACTACTACCTTCTTCAGGGGCAGATAGTTTCAAACACTTGATATTACCTGCACTAACCTTAGGGACAAGCGCAGCAGCAATAATAACCCGGATGACTAGATCCTCTATGCTTGAAGTCATTAGACAAGATTATATTAGAACTGCAAGAGCAAAAGGCGTTCTTGAAAAAAAGGTAATTAATAGGCATGCGTTGAAAAATGCACTTATACCTGTAGTAACAATTGTTGGCTTGCAGTTTGGCTCTTTATTAGGTGGAGCTGTACTTACTGAAACTGTATTTTCTTGGCCTGGTGTGGGCAGATTCATGGTTGAAGCCATTAGATCTAAAGATACACCCACCGTACTAGGCTCTGTTATTTTCATATCAGTAACTTTTAGCATAGTAAATCTTTTTGTAGATATATTATATGCTTTTATAGACCCAAGAATTAAGTCTCAGTATAAATAG
- a CDS encoding glutathione ABC transporter substrate-binding protein, which translates to MLKKKIVWLVIAMLIISLIATGCNSTTTSGKGGKDTLTVAQGADPKSFDPHATNDQPSSRISKQIYSRLVEANEKMEIIPGLAESWNKIDDLTWEFNLRKGVKFHNGEEFKANDVKFTLERMKASQTVAHILGPVEEIKIADDYKVLIKTSEPFAPLLAHLSHTASSILNEKAVTEAGEDYGQHPIGTGPFKFIQWDAGDKVIIERFDEYFGGPAKLKTVVFRSIPEGTNRAIGLETGEIDIAYDIDPIDKEKVKTHNNLELIEGPSLSSQYIGFNINKEPFNNVKVRKALNHAINVQEIIDVVLEGAGQKANSPLADMVFGHNPDIKGYEYNVQKAKDLLKEAGYEKGFKTTIWTNENPVRVQIADIVQAQLKEVGIDVSIEVVEWSAYLDRTANGEHDMFILGWVAVTGDADYGLYALFHSSQHGSSGNRTFFSNPTVDKLLDEGKTTVDSNKRLKAYKEAQEIIVEEAPQLFLYFATQNAGVQKNIKGFTLHPAGHHSVYDVSFK; encoded by the coding sequence ATGTTAAAGAAAAAAATAGTGTGGTTAGTTATTGCTATGTTGATAATTTCTTTAATAGCAACTGGCTGTAACTCTACTACAACATCAGGCAAAGGAGGAAAGGATACTCTTACTGTTGCTCAAGGTGCTGACCCTAAGTCCTTTGACCCGCATGCAACAAACGATCAACCTTCATCCAGGATAAGCAAGCAGATTTACAGTAGACTTGTTGAAGCAAATGAAAAGATGGAAATCATCCCAGGGCTAGCTGAATCTTGGAATAAGATTGATGATTTAACATGGGAATTTAATCTAAGAAAAGGTGTTAAATTCCACAATGGAGAAGAGTTTAAAGCAAATGATGTTAAGTTTACATTAGAAAGAATGAAGGCTTCACAAACTGTAGCTCATATACTAGGACCAGTTGAAGAAATAAAAATTGCAGATGATTATAAGGTGCTTATTAAAACATCTGAACCATTTGCTCCTTTACTAGCTCATTTATCTCATACTGCATCATCAATACTAAATGAAAAGGCTGTAACTGAAGCGGGAGAGGATTATGGTCAACATCCAATTGGAACAGGCCCATTTAAGTTTATTCAATGGGATGCTGGTGATAAAGTAATAATAGAAAGATTTGATGAGTATTTTGGAGGACCAGCAAAATTAAAAACTGTCGTATTTAGAAGTATTCCAGAAGGAACTAACAGAGCAATAGGACTAGAAACTGGTGAGATTGATATAGCATATGATATTGACCCTATTGATAAAGAAAAGGTTAAAACTCATAATAACCTTGAATTAATCGAAGGACCTTCTCTATCAAGTCAATACATAGGATTTAACATTAATAAAGAACCATTTAATAATGTTAAAGTAAGAAAAGCGTTGAATCATGCAATAAATGTTCAAGAAATAATAGATGTAGTGCTAGAAGGTGCAGGACAGAAAGCGAATTCACCTTTGGCAGATATGGTATTTGGACACAACCCAGATATTAAAGGATACGAATATAATGTTCAAAAGGCTAAAGACTTATTAAAAGAAGCTGGGTATGAAAAAGGATTTAAAACTACTATATGGACTAATGAGAACCCTGTAAGAGTTCAAATTGCAGATATAGTCCAAGCTCAGCTTAAAGAAGTTGGAATTGATGTGAGTATAGAAGTTGTTGAATGGAGTGCATACTTAGACAGAACTGCTAATGGTGAACATGATATGTTTATACTTGGGTGGGTAGCCGTAACAGGAGATGCTGACTATGGCTTATATGCTCTATTCCATAGCTCACAACATGGTAGCTCCGGAAACAGAACCTTCTTCTCAAATCCAACTGTAGATAAGCTACTTGATGAAGGGAAAACTACTGTAGACTCAAATAAGAGATTAAAAGCATATAAGGAAGCCCAAGAAATTATTGTTGAGGAAGCTCCACAATTATTCCTTTATTTTGCAACGCAAAATGCTGGTGTACAAAAGAATATTAAGGGCTTTACATTACACCCTGCAGGACACCACTCCGTGTACGATGTAAGCTTTAAGTAA
- a CDS encoding metallophosphoesterase yields the protein MKVAVISDTHGYIDSCIGALRKIKNIDLILHLGDYSKDVVGIRNGVEVEVINVKGNCDVYDNHTLDDRILEIMGKKIFMTHGDLYRVKHGLNDIYYRAKELGAAVALFGHSHMPTAVEHDGILFLNPGSPSLPRGGTHKSIGLLHIDEDSIRGEIIYI from the coding sequence ATGAAGGTAGCGGTAATAAGTGATACACATGGATATATAGATAGCTGTATAGGAGCATTAAGGAAAATAAAAAATATAGATTTGATTTTACATTTAGGTGACTATTCAAAGGATGTAGTAGGTATAAGAAATGGAGTTGAAGTAGAAGTTATCAATGTCAAAGGGAATTGTGATGTTTATGATAATCATACTTTAGACGATAGAATTCTTGAAATAATGGGGAAAAAAATATTTATGACTCATGGAGACCTATATAGAGTAAAGCATGGGCTTAATGATATATATTATAGGGCAAAAGAGCTAGGAGCAGCTGTTGCATTATTCGGTCATAGTCATATGCCAACAGCTGTAGAACATGATGGAATACTTTTTCTGAATCCTGGAAGCCCATCTTTACCTAGAGGTGGTACTCATAAAAGTATAGGTCTTTTACACATAGATGAAGATAGCATAAGAGGAGAAATAATTTATATATAA
- the rdgB gene encoding RdgB/HAM1 family non-canonical purine NTP pyrophosphatase has product MSEKILVVSTDNNHKISEIQDIMKDMPIRVLSKKEAGLGHIEVIEDGSTLEENAIKKALELAKKTDAIVIADDTGLFVDKLHGEPGVYSSRYSGESATYSDNNIKLLKELGGIPLEERTAKFKTVIAIVLEDKSIRTVCGECIGRIGFELRGENGFGYDPLFIVDGYDKTFAELGDEVKNKISHRAKALFNLKEELKNIIEDEENEGSGNK; this is encoded by the coding sequence ATGAGTGAAAAAATCCTTGTAGTTTCAACGGATAATAATCATAAAATATCAGAAATACAAGATATTATGAAGGACATGCCTATAAGAGTGTTGTCTAAAAAAGAAGCAGGACTTGGACATATTGAAGTTATTGAGGATGGTAGTACTCTTGAGGAAAATGCAATAAAAAAGGCTTTAGAATTAGCTAAAAAAACAGACGCAATAGTTATAGCAGATGATACAGGTCTTTTTGTTGATAAGCTTCATGGGGAGCCTGGAGTTTATTCATCCAGATATAGTGGGGAAAGTGCAACCTATAGCGATAATAATATAAAGCTATTAAAAGAACTTGGAGGTATTCCTTTAGAGGAAAGAACAGCAAAGTTTAAAACTGTAATTGCAATAGTACTAGAGGATAAAAGTATAAGAACAGTTTGTGGAGAGTGCATCGGAAGGATAGGCTTTGAGCTAAGGGGAGAAAATGGCTTTGGCTATGACCCTTTATTTATTGTTGATGGCTATGATAAAACTTTTGCAGAGCTTGGGGATGAAGTAAAAAACAAAATCAGTCATAGAGCAAAAGCATTATTTAATTTAAAGGAAGAGTTAAAAAACATTATAGAGGACGAGGAAAATGAAGGTAGCGGTAATAAGTGA
- the rph gene encoding ribonuclease PH, protein MRVDGRNYNELRKVKVTRNYLKHPQGSVLIQMGDTKVICTAMIEDKVPPFLKGSGLGWITAEYSMLPGSTGSRKIRESSRGKVEGRSQEIQRLIGRALRSIVNLEDVGERTIWIDCDVIQADGGTRTASITGSFIALADAFYKLYEEGILSYIPLKGFLSAVSVGVVDEKPMLDLCYIEDSNAKVDMNVVMTSDGEFVELQGTGEKSPFSFKDLNELIALGQKGNEELISLQKEALGDISNLIGMNKPERGEADDE, encoded by the coding sequence ATTAGAGTAGATGGAAGAAATTATAACGAGCTTAGAAAGGTTAAAGTCACTAGAAATTATCTTAAACATCCTCAGGGGTCAGTTCTTATCCAAATGGGAGATACAAAAGTAATATGTACAGCTATGATAGAGGACAAGGTACCACCATTTTTAAAAGGTAGTGGTCTTGGATGGATAACTGCAGAATACTCCATGCTTCCTGGCTCAACTGGTTCTAGAAAGATTAGAGAATCCAGTAGAGGAAAGGTAGAGGGGAGAAGTCAAGAGATACAAAGATTAATTGGTAGGGCATTAAGATCTATAGTTAATTTAGAGGATGTAGGGGAAAGAACTATATGGATAGATTGCGATGTAATTCAAGCCGATGGTGGTACTAGAACAGCCTCCATAACAGGCTCTTTTATTGCATTAGCTGATGCATTTTATAAACTATATGAAGAAGGAATCTTATCCTACATACCGCTGAAAGGATTTTTATCTGCTGTAAGCGTTGGAGTTGTAGATGAAAAGCCTATGCTGGACTTATGTTATATAGAGGACTCAAATGCAAAGGTAGACATGAATGTAGTTATGACTAGTGATGGAGAATTTGTTGAGCTTCAAGGCACTGGAGAAAAATCTCCTTTTTCATTTAAGGATTTAAACGAGCTAATAGCCTTAGGACAAAAAGGTAATGAAGAGCTTATTAGCTTGCAAAAAGAAGCTCTTGGAGATATAAGTAACTTAATAGGCATGAACAAGCCAGAAAGAGGGGAAGCAGATGATGAGTGA
- a CDS encoding GerMN domain-containing protein, with protein sequence MYIKRLFILAIVLVLAVSLFGCKTIDTMKDLITNEDPDIEIIRSDEDENILEDASLRNTVLYYQNENGYLVPVKRKIPWEEGIAKAALKNIMDSPIVREDIGSIGLNPIIPSGTEIIGMSINQDTGLCKVDFSNGIMNCQSKKDEENMIKGVVYTLTEFANIKEVQIMIDGKMVSELKYGTKINTPLARKDINVVENLKDAASKITVYYKGTSNGEYEYYVPVTVPTLAPNADINTSLEILFDGAPELSGLYTDIPYGVEFQGVEISNGVAYVDIIAQDISTLSEQTVFNKMVKNIGLTLKEFSGVEYVEILLDGKTVEEAGLDINSQDAMPVFANEY encoded by the coding sequence ATGTATATTAAAAGGTTGTTTATACTTGCAATAGTCTTAGTTTTAGCAGTGAGCTTATTTGGCTGTAAGACAATAGACACAATGAAGGATTTAATAACTAATGAAGATCCGGATATAGAGATAATAAGAAGTGATGAAGATGAAAACATTTTAGAAGATGCTAGTTTAAGGAACACAGTTCTTTATTATCAGAACGAAAATGGGTATTTAGTTCCTGTAAAAAGAAAAATTCCTTGGGAGGAAGGCATAGCTAAGGCTGCACTTAAAAACATTATGGATAGTCCAATTGTAAGAGAGGATATAGGAAGCATAGGACTAAACCCAATAATCCCGTCAGGCACAGAAATAATCGGCATGTCAATTAACCAGGATACGGGTCTTTGTAAGGTTGATTTCAGCAATGGAATAATGAACTGTCAATCAAAAAAAGATGAAGAAAACATGATAAAGGGTGTAGTATATACCTTAACAGAATTTGCAAACATCAAGGAAGTACAGATTATGATTGATGGAAAAATGGTATCAGAATTAAAATATGGAACAAAAATTAATACCCCTTTAGCTAGAAAGGATATAAATGTAGTAGAAAACCTTAAAGATGCAGCATCTAAAATAACTGTTTACTACAAAGGAACCAGCAATGGAGAATATGAATATTATGTTCCAGTAACAGTACCTACTTTAGCTCCTAATGCAGATATTAATACATCCCTTGAAATATTATTTGACGGGGCACCAGAACTTTCAGGGCTCTATACAGATATACCATATGGAGTTGAATTCCAAGGAGTAGAGATAAGCAATGGAGTAGCTTATGTAGATATAATAGCACAGGACATTAGCACATTATCTGAACAAACAGTATTCAATAAAATGGTTAAAAATATTGGATTGACCCTTAAAGAATTCTCTGGAGTTGAATATGTAGAAATTCTACTTGATGGTAAGACCGTAGAAGAAGCAGGATTAGACATAAACTCCCAAGATGCTATGCCTGTATTTGCAAATGAATATTAA
- a CDS encoding DUF2179 domain-containing protein has protein sequence MEAILGYLFIFGARIVDVSMSTIRMLMVVQGRRKQAAIIGFFEVIVYIVALNRVVNGLTNPGNLLAYALGYASGNFIGSYIEEKIALGNLTAQVILKDVANNSEKEISIIDELRANGFGVTVIVGQGKEGPKSILNIGLKRKDLDKLHKLLANLDKEAFITVSTTKLISGGYFPNIKRK, from the coding sequence ATGGAGGCTATTTTAGGATATTTATTCATATTTGGAGCTAGAATAGTGGATGTTTCAATGTCTACTATTAGAATGCTTATGGTAGTACAGGGTAGGAGAAAGCAGGCAGCAATAATAGGATTTTTTGAAGTTATTGTTTATATAGTAGCATTAAATAGAGTTGTAAATGGTTTAACTAATCCAGGAAATCTACTAGCCTATGCATTAGGATATGCTAGCGGAAACTTTATAGGGAGCTACATAGAAGAAAAAATAGCCTTAGGTAATTTAACAGCTCAAGTCATATTAAAGGATGTTGCTAATAACAGTGAAAAAGAAATCAGTATTATAGACGAGCTTAGAGCTAATGGTTTTGGTGTAACGGTAATAGTAGGACAAGGAAAAGAAGGGCCCAAAAGCATATTAAATATTGGTCTGAAAAGAAAAGATTTAGATAAGCTTCATAAGTTACTTGCTAATCTTGACAAAGAGGCTTTTATAACAGTAAGTACAACAAAGCTTATCAGTGGAGGATATTTTCCAAATATTAAAAGAAAGTAG